One stretch of Clavibacter californiensis DNA includes these proteins:
- a CDS encoding (2Fe-2S)-binding protein, whose product MTPRRVDPARDPIRPEPAAAVRFTVDGDPVEGVSGQTIAGALLASGTLAWRTTASAGRPRGVFCGIGVCFDCTVTVNGLPDVRACQRRAVEGDVVETGPGATVPDARAGEAS is encoded by the coding sequence ATGACGCCGCGGCGCGTGGACCCGGCGCGCGACCCGATCCGCCCGGAGCCGGCCGCAGCCGTCCGCTTCACCGTGGACGGGGATCCCGTCGAGGGCGTCAGCGGCCAGACCATCGCGGGCGCGCTGCTCGCCTCCGGCACGCTCGCCTGGCGGACGACCGCGAGCGCAGGCCGGCCCCGCGGCGTCTTCTGCGGGATCGGCGTGTGCTTCGACTGCACCGTGACCGTGAACGGGCTGCCGGACGTCCGTGCCTGCCAGCGCCGCGCGGTCGAGGGCGACGTGGTCGAGACCGGGCCGGGCGCGACCGTGCCCGACGCGCGCGCGGGGGAGGCGTCGTGA
- a CDS encoding ABC transporter ATP-binding protein: protein MQGGHRVESGTTERVFTAPEDPYTHALLEAIPRIDAAYDRQTTGSAS, encoded by the coding sequence ATGCAGGGTGGGCACCGCGTCGAGAGCGGCACCACCGAGCGCGTGTTCACCGCGCCGGAGGATCCGTACACGCACGCCCTGCTCGAGGCGATCCCCCGCATCGACGCCGCCTACGACCGCCAGACGACGGGATCCGCCTCATGA
- a CDS encoding dihydrodipicolinate synthase family protein, whose translation MTAPALDLGGVVVATTLPFREDASAPAGLAVDYDAYAAHCDWLMSNGCRGVGPNGSLGEYSSLTDEERRKVVQVAVETVGDRGIVVAGVHGVGWHQARKWAEIAAEDGADGVLLLPPTIYRASDDEVVEHYARVDEVGLPIMAYNNPFDTKVDLTPQLLQRLDALENVVAIKEFSGDIRRVTEIQDLTGLDVIAGADDLLLESLIMGAVGWFAGYPNAFPREAVELYGLATSGRIDEAKELYEHLVPVFRWDSRTEFVQAIKLSIDVAGESTGGPTRPPRAPLPAAIAEQVTRDTRRALDHLAGR comes from the coding sequence TTGACCGCACCCGCCCTGGACCTCGGAGGCGTCGTCGTCGCCACCACGCTGCCGTTCCGCGAGGACGCGTCGGCCCCCGCCGGCCTCGCCGTCGACTACGACGCGTACGCCGCCCACTGCGACTGGCTCATGTCGAACGGCTGCCGCGGCGTCGGCCCGAACGGATCGCTCGGCGAGTACTCCTCGCTCACCGACGAGGAGCGCCGCAAGGTCGTGCAGGTCGCGGTCGAGACCGTCGGCGACCGCGGGATCGTCGTGGCCGGCGTGCACGGCGTCGGCTGGCACCAGGCGAGGAAGTGGGCCGAGATCGCGGCCGAGGACGGCGCCGACGGCGTGCTGCTCCTGCCGCCCACCATCTACCGGGCGAGCGACGACGAGGTCGTCGAGCACTACGCGCGCGTCGACGAGGTGGGCCTGCCGATCATGGCCTACAACAACCCGTTCGACACCAAGGTCGACCTCACGCCGCAGCTCCTCCAGCGCCTGGACGCGCTCGAGAACGTCGTGGCGATCAAGGAGTTCTCGGGCGACATCCGGCGCGTGACGGAGATCCAGGACCTCACGGGCCTCGACGTGATCGCGGGCGCCGACGACCTGCTGCTCGAGTCGCTCATCATGGGCGCCGTCGGCTGGTTCGCGGGCTACCCGAACGCGTTCCCGCGCGAGGCCGTCGAGCTGTACGGGCTGGCGACGAGCGGCCGCATCGACGAGGCGAAGGAGCTGTACGAGCACCTCGTGCCCGTGTTCCGCTGGGACTCGCGCACCGAGTTCGTGCAGGCCATCAAGCTGTCGATCGACGTGGCAGGCGAGAGCACGGGCGGCCCCACGCGTCCGCCGCGCGCGCCGCTGCCCGCCGCCATCGCGGAGCAGGTCACGCGCGACACGCGCCGCGCGCTCGACCACCTCGCCGGGCGATGA
- a CDS encoding NAD(P)/FAD-dependent oxidoreductase: protein MTRHVVVVGGGIVGAACARSLARAGIRVTVVERAAVASGTSAQGEGNILVSDKGPGAELELAQLAARRWPEVAAELADELGDALPSIEYEPKGGLVVTTTDEGADPLLAFAATQRSAGVDAVPVDRRRALELEPWLNPAITAAVHYPEDAQVQPAIATEALAASARRAGAVVRTGVEVIGPLLDADGALRGVRTSAGDIPADDVLIAAGPWSGGVARALGVELPVLPRRGVVLVTTRMPYRIHHKVYDGDYVGAVGSGDGALQTSGVVESTPSGTVLIGSSRERVGFDASLRVAVLEELAAKAVRLFPFLVEANAMRSYGGFRPYLPDHLPVVGPDPRLPGLWHASGHEGAGIGLSVATADLIVAQMTGVATPLDVEPFSVARASLGLLMPGAAAPGVALPTDAAGARA, encoded by the coding sequence ATGACGCGTCACGTGGTCGTCGTCGGCGGGGGCATCGTCGGGGCCGCGTGCGCCCGGTCGCTCGCCCGGGCCGGGATCCGCGTCACGGTCGTCGAACGCGCCGCCGTCGCGTCCGGCACGAGCGCGCAGGGCGAGGGCAACATCCTCGTCTCCGACAAGGGCCCGGGCGCCGAGCTCGAGCTCGCGCAGCTGGCCGCCCGCCGCTGGCCCGAGGTGGCCGCGGAGCTCGCGGACGAGCTGGGCGACGCGCTGCCCTCCATCGAGTACGAGCCCAAGGGCGGGCTCGTCGTCACGACCACCGACGAGGGCGCGGATCCGCTCCTCGCCTTCGCCGCCACCCAGCGCTCCGCGGGCGTCGACGCCGTGCCCGTCGACCGGCGCCGGGCGCTCGAGCTCGAGCCGTGGCTGAACCCCGCGATCACCGCGGCCGTGCACTACCCCGAGGACGCGCAGGTGCAACCCGCGATCGCGACCGAGGCGCTCGCCGCGTCGGCCCGGCGCGCGGGCGCGGTCGTGCGCACCGGGGTCGAGGTCATCGGGCCGCTGCTCGACGCCGACGGCGCGCTCCGCGGCGTGCGGACGAGCGCGGGCGACATCCCCGCGGACGACGTGCTGATCGCGGCGGGACCGTGGTCGGGCGGGGTGGCGCGGGCCCTCGGCGTCGAGCTGCCCGTGCTGCCGCGCCGCGGCGTCGTGCTCGTGACCACGCGCATGCCGTACCGCATCCACCACAAGGTCTACGACGGCGACTACGTGGGAGCGGTCGGATCCGGCGACGGGGCGCTGCAGACCTCGGGCGTCGTGGAGTCGACGCCGTCGGGCACGGTGCTCATCGGATCCAGCCGCGAGCGCGTGGGCTTCGACGCGTCGCTGCGCGTGGCCGTGCTCGAGGAGCTCGCCGCGAAGGCCGTGCGGCTCTTCCCCTTCCTCGTCGAGGCGAATGCGATGCGCTCCTACGGCGGCTTCCGCCCGTACCTGCCCGACCACCTGCCTGTCGTCGGGCCGGATCCGCGACTGCCCGGCCTCTGGCACGCGAGCGGCCACGAGGGCGCGGGGATCGGCCTGTCGGTCGCGACTGCGGACCTCATCGTGGCGCAGATGACGGGTGTCGCGACCCCGCTCGACGTGGAGCCCTTCTCCGTCGCGCGCGCGTCGCTCGGGCTGCTGATGCCCGGTGCCGCCGCGCCCGGCGTCGCGCTGCCGACCGACGCGGCCGGAGCGCGCGCATGA
- a CDS encoding aminopeptidase P family protein has protein sequence MTDTTHDTTPATTPATTPATDPGAPRVPFAPEERRPPRLAELPAFQDLMAGGWITPDRTPTTVPGAVEAAAAHRARLSDAMPGVTLAVVSGYAPTRNDDCRYAFRADSDFVWLTGVQIEGAVLVMHAVSGGHDAVLHVPAPAHPGDPRFYSDADHGELWVGPAPAHADWQRVLGIPVRDPDRIAPDLAGVRDVRRAGAVTGVPASLADVPRDPALVAALGELRVIKDAWEIEELRRAVDDTVEGFAEVVRAIPRARAHGGERWLQGTFDRHARTVGNGPGYATIVGGGGHATTLHWVRCDGPLRDGELVLLDMGVEARSLYTADVTRTIPVDGTFTPEQRLVHDIVERSHRAGLEAVAPGRPLVDFHHASMEVIAQGLHDLGILPVSVDEALSPAGQHHRRWLVCGIGHHLGLDVHDCSGAGVAGYDRAVEPGMVLTVEPGLYFAPDDGMVPPELRGIGVRIEDDIVVTQTGSDVLSDALPIDAQGLESWMREQRSPS, from the coding sequence ATGACCGACACGACCCACGACACGACGCCCGCCACGACGCCCGCCACGACGCCCGCCACTGACCCCGGCGCGCCGCGCGTCCCCTTCGCTCCCGAGGAGCGCCGCCCGCCGCGCCTCGCGGAGCTGCCCGCCTTCCAGGACCTCATGGCGGGCGGCTGGATCACCCCGGACCGCACGCCGACCACCGTGCCCGGTGCCGTCGAGGCGGCCGCCGCGCACCGCGCCCGGTTGAGCGACGCTATGCCCGGCGTCACCCTCGCGGTGGTGAGCGGGTACGCGCCGACGCGCAACGACGACTGCCGATACGCGTTCCGCGCCGACAGCGACTTCGTGTGGCTCACGGGCGTGCAGATCGAGGGCGCGGTGCTCGTGATGCACGCGGTGTCGGGAGGCCACGACGCCGTGCTGCACGTGCCCGCGCCCGCGCACCCGGGGGATCCGCGCTTCTACTCCGACGCCGACCACGGCGAGCTCTGGGTCGGCCCCGCGCCCGCGCACGCCGACTGGCAGCGGGTGCTCGGGATCCCCGTGCGCGATCCCGACCGCATCGCGCCCGACCTCGCCGGCGTCCGCGACGTCCGCCGCGCGGGCGCCGTCACCGGCGTGCCGGCCTCGCTCGCCGACGTGCCCCGCGACCCGGCGCTCGTGGCGGCGCTCGGCGAGCTGCGCGTGATCAAGGACGCGTGGGAGATCGAGGAGCTGCGGCGCGCGGTCGACGACACCGTCGAGGGCTTCGCCGAGGTCGTGCGCGCGATCCCGCGGGCGCGCGCGCACGGCGGGGAGCGGTGGCTGCAGGGCACGTTCGATCGGCACGCGCGGACGGTCGGCAACGGCCCCGGCTACGCCACCATCGTGGGCGGCGGCGGGCACGCGACGACGCTGCACTGGGTGCGCTGCGACGGCCCGCTCCGCGACGGCGAGCTCGTGCTGCTCGACATGGGCGTGGAGGCGCGCAGCCTCTACACGGCCGACGTCACCCGCACGATCCCCGTCGACGGCACGTTCACCCCCGAGCAGCGGCTCGTTCACGACATCGTGGAGCGCAGCCACCGCGCGGGCCTCGAGGCCGTCGCGCCCGGTCGGCCGCTCGTCGACTTCCACCACGCGTCCATGGAGGTCATCGCCCAGGGCCTGCACGACCTGGGGATCCTGCCGGTCTCGGTCGACGAGGCGCTCTCGCCCGCCGGGCAGCACCACCGGCGCTGGCTGGTGTGCGGGATCGGCCACCACCTCGGGCTCGACGTGCACGACTGCTCGGGCGCCGGGGTCGCGGGCTACGACCGCGCGGTCGAGCCGGGCATGGTGCTGACCGTGGAGCCCGGCCTCTACTTCGCGCCGGACGACGGGATGGTACCGCCGGAGCTGCGGGGCATCGGGGTGCGGATCGAAGACGATATCGTGGTGACGCAGACGGGGTCCGACGTGCTGTCGGACGCGCTGCCGATCGACGCCCAGGGCCTGGAGTCCTGGATGCGGGAGCAGCGGTCCCCGTCCTGA
- a CDS encoding ATP-binding cassette domain-containing protein, whose protein sequence is MSPHDASAPASAPTAPAAATPEPFLSARDLTKEYVTRGGRGLRPPVRRFLAVDGVSLDVPTGQTLSIVGESGSGKSTTARIIAHLLDPTSGTFALKGEDMTHAKGAALREFRRQVQVVFQDPASSLNPRHTVEQIISAPLRYQGITTPGGHGQLVRDLLDRVGLNPDHAQRYPAQFSGGQCQRIGIARALAVSPGLIVCDEAVSALDVTVQARVIALLRDLQRERGLSYVFIAHDLAVVRQLSDRVAVMSSGKVVEEGTRDDVFERPQHPYTRSLLDAVPRIDPEWDRKRQVARAAAGLDTTAIETAGGSAA, encoded by the coding sequence ATGAGCCCCCACGACGCCTCCGCGCCCGCATCCGCCCCGACCGCGCCCGCCGCGGCGACGCCCGAGCCGTTCCTCTCCGCGCGCGACCTCACCAAGGAGTACGTGACGCGCGGCGGTCGCGGGCTCCGGCCGCCGGTGCGCCGCTTCCTCGCGGTCGACGGCGTGAGCCTCGACGTGCCGACCGGGCAGACGCTCTCCATCGTGGGGGAGTCCGGATCCGGCAAGTCGACGACCGCGCGGATCATCGCGCACCTGCTCGACCCGACCTCCGGCACGTTCGCGCTCAAGGGCGAGGACATGACGCACGCGAAGGGCGCCGCGCTCCGCGAGTTCCGGCGGCAGGTGCAGGTGGTGTTCCAGGATCCGGCGTCGTCGCTCAACCCGCGGCACACGGTGGAGCAGATCATCAGCGCGCCCCTGCGGTACCAGGGCATCACGACGCCCGGCGGCCACGGGCAGCTCGTGCGCGACCTGCTCGACCGCGTGGGGTTGAACCCGGATCACGCGCAGCGCTACCCCGCGCAGTTCTCGGGTGGGCAGTGCCAGCGCATCGGGATCGCCCGGGCGCTCGCCGTGAGCCCGGGCCTCATCGTGTGCGACGAGGCGGTCTCCGCGCTCGACGTGACGGTGCAGGCGCGCGTCATCGCCCTGCTCCGCGACCTCCAGCGCGAGCGCGGGCTCAGCTACGTCTTCATCGCGCACGACCTCGCGGTCGTGCGGCAGCTCTCCGACCGCGTCGCCGTGATGAGCTCGGGGAAGGTCGTGGAGGAGGGGACGCGCGACGACGTGTTCGAGCGGCCACAGCACCCGTACACGCGCTCGCTGCTCGACGCCGTGCCGCGGATCGACCCGGAGTGGGATCGCAAGCGCCAGGTCGCGCGCGCCGCCGCCGGCCTCGACACCACGGCGATCGAGACGGCCGGCGGGTCGGCCGCGTGA
- a CDS encoding ABC transporter permease — MIGYLVRRAGAALIVLALISLFTYMIFFLLQPDPAVTICGKTCTPDKIDSIRQLLGLDRPFWAQYGDFITGIFTGRTYGDGPTAIQCSAPCLGFSFQTQQPVLDLMLSRLPVSVTIAVGAAVLWVVFGVAGGLVSAIRQGSVWDRTAMAAALTGISVPITFAALLLQYVLVVQLQILPFPQSVAFSDDPVLWFESYLMPWLVLALGYAAIYARIVRANVIDTLQEDYLRTARAKGLSAALVIRRHALRPSLTPVVTLFGMDFAGLLGGAVITESVFGLNGVGKLAADSIAKNDQPVIMGVTLLAATFVVVGNVVVDVLYTVLDPRVRITS; from the coding sequence ATGATCGGCTACCTCGTCCGCCGTGCCGGAGCCGCGCTGATCGTGCTCGCGCTCATCAGCCTGTTCACCTACATGATCTTCTTCCTGCTCCAGCCGGACCCCGCCGTCACCATCTGCGGCAAGACCTGCACGCCGGACAAGATCGACTCCATCCGCCAGCTCCTCGGCCTCGACCGGCCGTTCTGGGCGCAGTACGGCGACTTCATCACGGGCATCTTCACCGGTCGCACCTACGGGGACGGCCCGACCGCGATCCAGTGCTCCGCGCCCTGCCTGGGCTTCAGCTTCCAGACGCAGCAGCCCGTGCTCGACCTGATGCTGTCCCGCCTCCCCGTGAGCGTCACGATCGCGGTCGGCGCGGCCGTCCTCTGGGTCGTGTTCGGCGTCGCCGGCGGCCTCGTCAGCGCCATCCGGCAGGGCAGCGTGTGGGACCGGACCGCGATGGCGGCGGCGCTCACCGGGATCAGCGTCCCGATCACCTTCGCGGCGCTGCTCCTGCAGTACGTGCTCGTGGTGCAGCTGCAGATCCTGCCGTTCCCGCAGTCCGTCGCGTTCTCCGACGACCCCGTCCTGTGGTTCGAGTCCTACCTCATGCCGTGGCTGGTGCTCGCGCTCGGCTACGCGGCGATCTACGCGCGCATCGTGAGGGCGAACGTGATCGACACGCTGCAGGAGGACTACCTGCGGACCGCGCGCGCCAAGGGCCTGTCGGCGGCGCTCGTGATCCGCCGCCACGCCCTCCGCCCGTCGCTCACGCCCGTCGTGACGCTGTTCGGCATGGACTTCGCCGGGCTGCTCGGCGGAGCCGTGATCACCGAGAGCGTCTTCGGCCTCAACGGCGTCGGCAAGCTCGCCGCCGACTCCATCGCCAAGAACGACCAGCCCGTCATCATGGGCGTCACGCTCCTCGCCGCCACCTTCGTGGTCGTCGGGAACGTGGTCGTCGACGTGCTCTACACCGTGCTCGACCCCCGAGTGAGGATCACCTCGTGA
- a CDS encoding alpha/beta fold hydrolase, translating into MIVGSATVPGVHVTDHEIEVPLDWAAARAGEPTATITVFARELVAPDRRGDDLPALLYLQGGPGGKSPRVLDDGGWIGHALRTHRVVLLDQRGTGRSTPVTARTMIRFGDDHAAAARYLALFRADAIVQDAEALRQHLEGGRRWSTLGQSYGGFLTLTYLSLAPEALSACYVTGGLASLDPDAEEVYRRTYPRTVRKNAGYHARYPGDVAILSRLADRLQVGDVTLPDGDVLTVKRLQTIGIDLGMAPGRERIHALLDEALDDRGEPTDVLLAEAMRLTSYAANPLFAAMQESIYASGTRPATAWAAERERGRHPAFAPTARPLLLTGEMMYPWMFEEIRLLRPFRGAVEEMARRDDWPELYDPARLAANEVPLAAAIYHDDMYVDAGLQQDTVARVGNARAWITNEHEHDGLGAPGVLGRLMDTIARDGGGLPR; encoded by the coding sequence GTGATCGTCGGATCCGCGACCGTCCCCGGCGTCCACGTCACCGACCACGAGATCGAGGTCCCACTCGACTGGGCCGCGGCGCGCGCCGGCGAGCCCACCGCGACGATCACGGTGTTCGCCCGCGAGCTCGTCGCGCCCGACCGCCGCGGCGACGACCTGCCCGCGCTCCTCTACCTCCAGGGCGGCCCGGGCGGGAAGTCGCCGCGCGTGCTCGACGACGGCGGGTGGATCGGCCACGCCCTCCGCACGCACCGCGTCGTTCTCCTCGACCAGCGCGGCACCGGGCGGAGCACGCCCGTGACGGCGCGCACGATGATCCGGTTCGGCGACGACCACGCCGCCGCGGCCCGGTACCTCGCGCTGTTCCGCGCCGACGCGATCGTGCAGGACGCCGAGGCGCTGCGGCAGCACCTCGAGGGCGGGCGCCGCTGGTCGACTCTCGGCCAGAGCTACGGCGGGTTCCTCACCCTCACTTACCTGTCGCTCGCGCCGGAGGCGCTGTCGGCCTGCTACGTGACGGGCGGCCTCGCCTCCCTCGACCCCGACGCCGAGGAGGTCTACCGCCGGACCTACCCGCGCACGGTCCGGAAGAACGCCGGCTACCACGCGCGCTACCCGGGCGACGTGGCGATCCTGTCCCGCCTCGCGGACCGGCTCCAGGTCGGCGACGTGACCCTGCCCGACGGCGACGTCCTCACCGTGAAGCGCCTGCAGACGATCGGCATCGACCTCGGCATGGCGCCGGGGCGCGAGCGGATCCACGCGCTGCTCGACGAGGCCCTCGACGACCGCGGCGAGCCCACCGACGTGCTGCTCGCCGAGGCGATGCGCCTCACCTCCTACGCGGCGAACCCGCTGTTCGCGGCGATGCAGGAGAGCATCTACGCGTCCGGCACCCGGCCGGCCACCGCGTGGGCCGCCGAGCGGGAGCGCGGCAGGCACCCGGCGTTCGCGCCGACCGCCCGGCCGCTGCTGCTCACCGGCGAGATGATGTACCCCTGGATGTTCGAGGAGATCCGCCTGCTGCGCCCGTTCCGCGGCGCGGTGGAGGAGATGGCCCGCCGCGACGACTGGCCGGAGCTCTACGACCCGGCCCGCCTCGCTGCCAACGAGGTGCCGCTCGCCGCCGCGATCTACCACGACGACATGTACGTGGACGCGGGCCTGCAGCAGGACACGGTCGCGCGCGTGGGGAACGCCCGCGCGTGGATCACGAACGAGCACGAGCACGACGGCCTCGGAGCGCCCGGCGTGCTCGGGCGGCTGATGGACACGATCGCCCGCGATGGAGGAGGCCTGCCCCGATGA
- a CDS encoding NAD(P)/FAD-dependent oxidoreductase, whose translation MSGADERRHVVVIGAGPAGLAAAVAARGRGARVTLLDASDELGGQYWRHLPATRPAARERILHHGWDAFTALRGRLAADAGCEIVTGAQVWAIERPEPDATAPDDAPATADVPAPAAVVHVLVGQVDGSGRELLTLRPDALVLATGAHDRTLPFPGWDLPGVFTAGAAQALAKGERVRVGDRVIVAGAGPFLLPVAVSLVQAGARVVGIHEAARVPGLARGWLRSPLGLARAPHKAAELAGYVSVLARERIGYSTGSAVVAAHGTDRVEAVTVQRLDASWAPIPGTERRIEVDAVCVGHGFTPRLELPIAAGCRIGADRFVEVDASQGAGPAGVFAAGEITGIGGVDQALAEGEVAGHCAAGGSPSDTAVAPAVRRRAVAHDVAGRIEAAHGIRPGWTGWLRDDTLACRCEEVPVGRIRATARAARSTDLRSMKLATRAGLGTCQGRVCGRTVEQLLAAEAPACGSAPAGSAPAGSAPAAVAPAVPGPGSDRRPIASPVRLGELAAAYERRDAGPPSLAAAAPGVDGPPARVADPPPAADPPREPAPPTTPAPPRTTDRKDTP comes from the coding sequence GTGAGCGGCGCGGACGAACGGCGGCACGTCGTCGTGATCGGCGCGGGACCGGCTGGGCTGGCCGCCGCGGTCGCCGCCCGCGGTCGCGGGGCGCGCGTCACGCTGCTCGACGCGTCCGACGAGCTCGGCGGGCAGTACTGGCGGCACCTGCCGGCGACGCGGCCCGCCGCGCGCGAGCGGATCCTGCACCACGGCTGGGACGCGTTCACGGCGCTCCGCGGGCGGCTCGCGGCCGACGCCGGCTGCGAGATCGTGACCGGCGCGCAGGTGTGGGCGATCGAGCGGCCGGAGCCGGACGCGACAGCGCCCGATGACGCGCCCGCCACCGCAGACGTGCCCGCGCCCGCCGCCGTCGTGCACGTCCTCGTCGGCCAGGTCGACGGATCCGGCCGCGAGCTCCTGACCCTCCGCCCGGACGCGCTCGTGCTCGCCACCGGCGCGCACGACCGCACGTTGCCCTTCCCCGGCTGGGACCTGCCCGGCGTCTTCACCGCGGGCGCCGCGCAGGCCCTCGCGAAGGGCGAGCGCGTGCGCGTAGGCGACCGCGTGATCGTCGCGGGCGCCGGCCCCTTCCTCCTGCCCGTCGCCGTCTCGCTCGTGCAGGCGGGGGCGCGCGTCGTCGGGATCCACGAGGCCGCACGCGTGCCCGGGCTCGCCCGCGGGTGGCTGCGCAGTCCGCTCGGGCTCGCCCGCGCGCCGCACAAGGCCGCCGAGCTCGCCGGGTACGTCTCCGTGCTGGCGCGCGAGCGCATCGGCTACTCCACCGGCAGCGCGGTGGTCGCGGCGCACGGCACCGACCGCGTCGAGGCCGTCACCGTGCAGCGACTCGACGCCTCGTGGGCGCCGATCCCGGGCACCGAGCGGCGGATCGAGGTGGACGCCGTGTGCGTCGGCCACGGGTTCACGCCCCGGCTCGAGCTGCCGATCGCCGCGGGCTGCCGCATCGGCGCCGACCGCTTCGTCGAGGTCGACGCGTCCCAGGGCGCCGGGCCGGCTGGCGTGTTCGCGGCCGGGGAGATCACCGGCATCGGGGGAGTGGACCAGGCGCTCGCGGAGGGCGAGGTCGCGGGGCACTGCGCCGCGGGCGGATCCCCGTCCGACACCGCCGTCGCCCCGGCGGTCCGCCGCCGGGCCGTCGCGCACGACGTGGCCGGCCGCATCGAGGCCGCGCACGGCATCCGCCCGGGCTGGACCGGCTGGCTCCGCGACGACACGCTCGCGTGCCGCTGCGAGGAGGTGCCCGTGGGTCGGATCCGTGCGACCGCCCGCGCCGCGCGCTCCACCGACCTCCGCTCCATGAAGCTCGCCACCCGCGCCGGCCTCGGCACCTGCCAGGGCCGCGTCTGCGGGCGCACCGTCGAGCAGCTGCTCGCGGCGGAGGCGCCGGCGTGCGGATCCGCGCCTGCCGGATCCGCGCCTGCCGGATCCGCGCCCGCCGCGGTCGCCCCGGCCGTGCCCGGCCCCGGATCCGACCGCCGCCCCATCGCCTCGCCCGTGCGCCTCGGCGAGCTCGCCGCCGCCTACGAGCGCCGCGACGCCGGACCCCCGTCCCTCGCCGCGGCCGCACCCGGCGTCGACGGACCGCCCGCCCGCGTCGCGGATCCGCCGCCCGCCGCCGACCCGCCGCGCGAACCCGCGCCCCCGACCACCCCAGCACCTCCCCGCACCACCGACCGGAAGGACACCCCTTGA
- a CDS encoding GntR family transcriptional regulator, with protein MSLSALRPAPPRESLREHVHQALSAAIVSGELEPGTLITVPTLAVRFDVSATPVREAVLELEKRGFVETVRNKGFRVTAVSDEELGHLVQVRQLLEAPAMERLAGHLPEGALPGLEALADRIEQGAREGDLRAYLEADQELHLTLTRMLGNPVLTASIADLRSRTRLVGLASMKESSLLDASAAEHHELLRALVAGDGSGAHELMVRHIRHASGWWAGRGEDEPAGDADASRAEDDA; from the coding sequence GTGAGCCTCTCCGCACTGCGTCCCGCACCCCCGCGCGAGAGCCTGCGCGAGCACGTGCACCAGGCCCTGTCCGCGGCCATCGTCTCGGGCGAGCTGGAGCCGGGCACGCTCATCACCGTGCCCACGCTCGCCGTGCGCTTCGACGTCTCGGCCACGCCCGTCCGCGAGGCGGTGCTCGAGCTCGAGAAGCGCGGCTTCGTGGAGACGGTCCGCAACAAGGGCTTCCGCGTCACCGCGGTGAGCGACGAGGAGCTCGGCCACCTGGTGCAGGTGCGCCAGCTCCTCGAGGCGCCGGCCATGGAGCGGCTCGCCGGGCACCTGCCCGAGGGCGCGCTGCCCGGCCTCGAGGCGCTCGCCGACCGCATCGAGCAGGGCGCGCGCGAGGGCGACCTCCGCGCGTACCTCGAGGCCGACCAGGAGCTGCACCTCACCCTCACGCGCATGCTCGGCAACCCCGTGCTCACGGCGTCCATCGCCGACCTCCGCTCGCGCACCCGCCTCGTCGGACTCGCGTCGATGAAGGAGAGCAGCCTCCTCGACGCCTCGGCGGCCGAGCACCACGAGCTGCTGCGGGCGCTGGTCGCCGGCGACGGATCCGGGGCGCACGAGCTGATGGTGCGGCACATCCGGCATGCCTCCGGCTGGTGGGCGGGGCGCGGCGAGGACGAGCCCGCGGGGGATGCAGATGCCTCCCGGGCCGAAGACGACGCCTGA